A stretch of Arachis hypogaea cultivar Tifrunner chromosome 15, arahy.Tifrunner.gnm2.J5K5, whole genome shotgun sequence DNA encodes these proteins:
- the LOC112749467 gene encoding gamma carbonic anhydrase 1, mitochondrial, with protein sequence MGTLGRAFYTVGFWIRETGQALDRLGSRLQGNYFFQEQLSRHRPLMNVFDKVPVVHRDAFVAPSASITGDVHVGHGSSIWYGCVLRGDVNNISIGSGTNIQDNTLVHVAKSNLSGKVLPTIIGDNVTVGHSAVLQGCTVEDEAFIGMGATLLDGVYIEKHAMVAAGALVRQNTRIPYGEVWGGNPARFLRKLTEDEMAFFSQSALNYSNLAQAHAAENEKELDATEFEKVVRKKFARGDGEHDSVPNLSDDVLLDKSSKAS encoded by the exons atgggAACACTGGGCAGAGCTTTTTACACCGTTGGATTCTGGATCCGCGAGACTGGCCAAGCCCTTGATCGCCTTGGCTCCCGCCTCCAGGGCAATTACTTCTTCCAGGAACAAC TGTCAAGGCATCGACCTCTGATGAATGTCTTCGATAAGGTTCCTGTGGTCCACCGGGATGCTTTCGTGGCACCTAGCGCCTCCATCACCGGCGATGTTCACGTTGGCCATGGTTCTTCCATTTGGTATGGATGTGTTCTTAGAG GTGATGTTAACAACATTAGTATTGGATCTGGAACTAATATACAAGACAATACTCTTGTTCATGTTGCCAAGTCTAATTTGAGTGGAAAGGTTTTGCCAACTATCATTGGAGATAATGTCACTGTCG GACATAGTGCTGTGTTACAAGGATGCACTGTTGAGGATGAGGCATTTATTGGCATGGGCGCAACCTTGCTTGATGGTGTATATATTGAGAAGCACGCCATGGTTGCTGCTGGAGCTCTTGTCAGGCAGAACACAAGGATTCCCTATGGAGAG GTTTGGGGAGGTAATCCAGCAAGGTTTCTGAGGAAGCTCACTGAAGACGAAATGGCCTTCTTCTCACAATCTGCCTTAAATTATTCCAATTTGGCTCAGGCTCATGCAGCTGAGAATGAGAAAGAACTTGATGCAACTGAATTTGAGAAAGTAGTTCGAAAGAAGTTTGCTCGTGGTGATGGAGAACATGATTCAGTGCCTAACCTTTCGGATGATGTTTTGCTAGACAAATCATCAAAGGCTTCTtag